A single Candoia aspera isolate rCanAsp1 chromosome 9, rCanAsp1.hap2, whole genome shotgun sequence DNA region contains:
- the CDS2 gene encoding phosphatidate cytidylyltransferase 2, translating to MSELRQRLAREADGQRGGEGKESELENKLDGETASDSENKSEAAQPSLADDTPEVLHRALSRMSSRWKNWWVRGILTLAMIVFFFIIIYLGPMVLMMIVMCVQIKCFHEIITIGYNVYHSYELPWFRTLSWYFLLCVNYFFYGETVTDYFFTLVQREEPLRILSKYHRFISFALYLTGFCMFVLSLVKKHYRLQFYMFGWTHVTLLIIVTQSHLIIHNLFEGMIWFIVPISCVICNDIMAYMFGFFFGRTPLIKLSPKKTWEGFIGGFFATVVFGLLLSYLMSGYRCFTCPVEFNNDTNSFTVDCEPSELFQLQEYNIPLVLQSVIGWKTVRMFPFQIHSIALSTFASLIGPFGGFFASGFKRAFKIKDFANTIPGHGGIMDRFDCQYLMATFVNVYIASFIRGPNPSKLIQQLLTLRPDQQLSIFNTLKAHLTDKGMLPGSEDA from the exons GAGTCGGAGCTGGAGAACAAGCTCGATGGAGAAACTGCATCGGACAGCGAGAACAAGTCGGAGGCCGCCCAGCCCTCTTTGGCTGATGACACCCCTGAGGTCCTCCACAGAGCACTCTCCCGCATGTCCTCAAG ATGGAAGAACTGGTGGGTGAGAGGCATCCTTACTCTGGCCATGATTGTCTTTTTCTTCATCATAATCTACCTGGGACCCATGGTGTTAATGATGATT GTGATGTGTGTCCAGATCAAATGCTTCCATGAGATCATCACCATTGGCTACAACGTGTACCATTCCTATGAGCTGCCCTGGTTCAGGACGCTTAGTTG GTACTTTCTGCTCTGTGTGAACTATTTCTTCTACGGTGAGACAGTAACAGATTATTTTTTCACTCTGGTCCAGAGGGAGGAGCCCTTACGGATTCTTAGCAAATATCACCGCTTCATTTCCTTTGCCCTCTATTTAACAG GTTTTTGCATGTTCGTGTTGAGCCTGGTCAAAAAGCATTATCGCCTTCAGTTCTACATG TTTGGCTGGACCCATGTGACTTTGCTAATAATTGTTACCCAGTCGCACCTCATCATTCACAACCTGTTTGAAGGAATGATCTG GTTTATCGTCCCGATTTCCTGTGTCATCTGCAACGACATCATGGCATATATGTTCGGATTCTTCTTTGGACGCACCCCGCTGATCAAG TTGTCCCCAAAGAAAACCTGGGAAGGGTTCATTGGAGGTTTCTTCGCCACTGTCGTATTTGGCCTTTTA CTGTCGTATTTGATGTCTGGATACAGATGTTTCACGTGTCCAGTTGAGTTCAACAATGACACCAACAGCTTCACTGTGGACTGCGAGCCTTCAGAGCTTTTCCAGCTGCAAGAATATAACATCCCCCTGGTGCTTCAGTCCGTTATTGGCTGG AAGACCGTCCGGATGTTTCCCTTCCAGATCCACAGCATTGCCCTGTCCACCTTTGCATCCCTGATTGGACCTTTTGGGGGTTTCTTTGCCAGCGGTTTCAAAAGAGCTTTCAAAATCAAG GACTTTGCAAACACCATTCCAGGGCATGGCGGCATCATGGATCGATTTGACTGTCAATACCTGATGGCCACCTTTGTAAATGTATATATCGCCAGCTTTATCAG GGGCCCCAATCCGAGCAAGCTGATCCAGCAGCTCTTAACGCTGCGGCCCGATCAACAGCTGAGCATCTTCAACACGCTGAAGGCTCACCTCACCGATAAGGGGATGCTTCCCGGATCCGAGGATGCGTAG